In a single window of the Verrucomicrobiia bacterium genome:
- the ligA gene encoding NAD-dependent DNA ligase LigA: MSSTQKQKLTLAQAKDRVAKLRVLINDYRYHYHVLDESTMSEAAADSLKHELTELETAYPQLITPDSPTQRVAGQPLPGFTKVQHSSRMMSLNDVFNRTELEAWEKRTEKLAPGRNPEFFADLKMDGLACALVYEDGVLTQAITRGDGFVGEDVTANVTTIESLPMHLRPSKKYDHLLVGRTEIRGEIIMFKKDFEALNKKREAAGQPTFMNPRNLAAGTIRQLDPRLVADRPLQFRAYDILRQNTSDVPTNSYAYEALRAIGLPANVQATIIRSVDGLMEFAEDWEEKRHKLPFHTDGLVVKLNDRKLFAELGSVGKAPRGAVAYKYPAEEATTIVKDILISIGRTGAATPVAVFDPVVVAGTTVQHASLHNADEIARKDIRVGDTVIIFKAGDIIPQVQKVLTELRPKNTKPFHMEGELAREFPDMEFVRPEGEAVYRVKGATGPLLLKRGLRHFASKGALDIDTLGEKNVIALVDAGLVKDLADIFTLTKEQVLGMDRFAEVSATNLLKAIEEKKNPELARFIFGLGIRHVGQQTAIDLAQHFKRLDSLGTTTLEELRAVDGVGDIVAESVVVWFDEEENQKLLAKFRQVGAWPRDAKTVHGALKGKRFVVTGSLETMGRDLAAEKIRALGGTFQSSLGKDTDYLVVGANVGASKLTKAEKYGTKQIDEAALLKMLSS; encoded by the coding sequence ATGAGTAGCACCCAGAAGCAGAAGCTGACACTTGCTCAGGCAAAAGACCGTGTAGCCAAGCTGCGAGTGCTCATAAATGACTATCGCTACCACTACCACGTGCTGGATGAGTCCACCATGAGCGAGGCCGCAGCCGACAGCTTGAAGCACGAACTGACAGAGCTAGAGACTGCTTATCCTCAGTTGATAACGCCGGACAGCCCCACCCAGCGAGTAGCCGGACAACCATTGCCTGGGTTTACCAAGGTGCAGCACAGCAGCCGAATGATGAGTCTAAATGACGTCTTTAACCGTACCGAACTAGAAGCGTGGGAAAAGCGTACCGAAAAACTGGCCCCCGGAAGGAACCCAGAATTTTTTGCCGACCTTAAGATGGACGGATTGGCCTGTGCACTGGTGTACGAAGACGGGGTTTTGACCCAGGCCATAACTCGGGGTGACGGGTTTGTGGGCGAAGACGTAACGGCTAACGTGACAACCATAGAGAGTCTTCCTATGCACTTGCGGCCCAGCAAGAAATATGATCATTTGCTGGTGGGCCGGACCGAGATTCGTGGCGAGATCATCATGTTCAAAAAAGACTTTGAAGCGCTGAACAAAAAGCGCGAAGCTGCAGGCCAGCCAACTTTTATGAACCCGCGCAATCTGGCTGCAGGTACTATTCGCCAACTTGACCCCCGGCTGGTGGCCGACCGTCCGTTGCAGTTCCGTGCTTATGACATCTTGCGTCAGAATACCAGTGACGTCCCTACCAACTCCTACGCGTACGAGGCCCTCCGGGCTATTGGACTGCCAGCTAACGTTCAGGCAACAATCATACGTAGCGTGGATGGCCTCATGGAATTTGCCGAAGACTGGGAAGAAAAGCGCCACAAGCTGCCGTTCCACACCGATGGCCTGGTGGTGAAGTTGAACGATCGCAAGCTATTTGCAGAGCTGGGATCGGTGGGTAAAGCACCCCGCGGCGCGGTAGCCTACAAGTATCCGGCCGAAGAAGCGACCACCATTGTCAAAGACATTCTGATCAGTATCGGCCGCACCGGCGCAGCTACGCCCGTGGCCGTATTTGACCCGGTGGTTGTGGCCGGTACCACCGTGCAGCATGCTTCGCTACATAACGCCGACGAGATTGCCCGCAAAGATATTCGGGTGGGCGACACCGTTATTATCTTTAAGGCCGGGGATATCATTCCACAGGTCCAAAAAGTCCTGACTGAGCTGCGGCCTAAAAATACCAAGCCCTTTCATATGGAAGGCGAGCTGGCCCGCGAGTTTCCGGATATGGAGTTTGTGCGTCCAGAGGGCGAGGCTGTGTACCGCGTCAAAGGCGCAACTGGCCCACTGTTGCTCAAGCGCGGGCTGCGCCATTTTGCCAGTAAGGGCGCACTAGATATCGATACCTTGGGCGAAAAAAACGTCATAGCTTTGGTAGACGCCGGACTGGTCAAGGACCTGGCTGACATCTTTACGCTCACCAAAGAACAAGTGTTGGGAATGGATAGATTTGCCGAAGTTTCTGCAACAAACTTGCTAAAAGCCATAGAGGAAAAGAAAAATCCAGAACTGGCCCGCTTTATCTTTGGCCTGGGTATTCGGCACGTGGGACAACAGACAGCTATTGATCTGGCTCAGCATTTTAAGCGGCTCGATTCTCTGGGGACCACCACGTTAGAAGAGCTTCGGGCGGTAGATGGCGTTGGCGACATTGTCGCAGAGTCTGTGGTGGTATGGTTTGACGAAGAAGAGAATCAAAAACTACTGGCAAAATTTAGGCAGGTGGGTGCTTGGCCACGAGACGCCAAGACGGTCCACGGTGCCCTGAAGGGCAAGCGGTTTGTAGTAACTGGCTCGCTCGAGACTATGGGGCGTGACCTGGCGGCCGAGAAAATCAGAGCCCTTGGCGGAACCTTTCAGTCATCGCTGGGCAAAGATACCGACTACTTGGTAGTGGGCGCCAACGTGGGTGCCAGCAAGCTGACCAAGGCCGAAAAATATGGCACCAAACAAATAGACGAAGCCGCACTACTAAAAATGCTGTCCTCTTAA
- a CDS encoding M48 family metalloprotease, which produces MYKEIAANKRRTVLLMVLFILLVSVLGWLFGLYMGRQALTPYVLAGAGVYALFSYFVGSSVALAFNGAREIAKKDNPRLWRIVENLAITNGLPMPKVYLIDDPAPNAMATGRNPNHAAVAATTGILDVMTDTELEGVMAHELGHIKNYDIRVSMIAFALVAIVSIIADFMLRMVWFRDNDDEGGGNTLFFVLGIAAAIIAPLIAVFIQLAISRRREYLADATGALTTRYPEGLASALEKIEAHGSALKKQNASTAHFFFANPLKGKGLSNLFSTHPPLQDRVAKLRHMSEAK; this is translated from the coding sequence GTGTACAAAGAAATAGCGGCTAACAAGCGACGAACAGTACTATTGATGGTACTGTTCATACTTCTGGTAAGCGTTTTGGGCTGGCTGTTTGGGCTGTATATGGGCCGGCAGGCCCTCACGCCCTATGTGCTGGCGGGGGCTGGGGTGTATGCGTTGTTTAGCTATTTTGTGGGCTCTAGCGTGGCACTAGCCTTTAACGGTGCCCGAGAGATAGCCAAAAAAGACAACCCCCGGCTGTGGCGTATTGTCGAGAACCTGGCTATTACCAATGGCTTGCCTATGCCAAAGGTATACCTCATAGACGATCCGGCCCCCAATGCTATGGCGACCGGTCGCAACCCTAACCATGCAGCTGTGGCTGCAACTACGGGCATCCTAGACGTTATGACCGATACCGAATTAGAAGGGGTGATGGCGCACGAATTAGGGCATATTAAAAACTATGATATTCGGGTGTCCATGATTGCTTTCGCCCTGGTGGCCATTGTCAGCATCATTGCTGACTTTATGCTTCGAATGGTGTGGTTTCGGGACAATGATGATGAGGGTGGGGGCAATACACTCTTCTTTGTACTGGGCATCGCTGCCGCTATCATTGCACCGCTTATAGCTGTCTTTATCCAGCTGGCAATATCTAGGCGCCGGGAATACCTGGCCGATGCCACCGGGGCGCTAACTACTCGGTATCCCGAGGGGCTGGCCAGTGCACTCGAAAAGATAGAAGCCCATGGTAGCGCCCTCAAAAAGCAAAATGCTTCTACGGCCCACTTCTTTTTTGCCAACCCGCTAAAGGGTAAGGGCCTATCTAACCTATTCAGCACCCACCCTCCGTTGCAAGATCGCGTTGCAAAGTTGCGACATATGAGTGAAGCTAAGTAA
- a CDS encoding LemA family protein, with protein sequence MMWIILAVIAVVVIALIAMYNGLVRANVRVDEAWSDITVQLKRRYDLIPNLVSAVKGYAKHEKGVFEEVTKARTQAMGAKGVEETAKAENAFEQTLKSLFAVAENYPDLKANENFKHLQEELVDTEDKIQAARRFYNGSARDLNIKVKTFPTNIFAGMLGFKARAFFEVEESEMASISKPTKVEF encoded by the coding sequence ATGATGTGGATAATTCTGGCAGTAATTGCGGTAGTTGTTATCGCTTTGATTGCAATGTACAACGGCCTTGTTCGGGCCAACGTCCGAGTTGACGAGGCTTGGAGCGACATTACCGTGCAGCTTAAACGCCGGTATGACCTTATTCCCAATTTGGTTAGTGCTGTCAAAGGCTACGCCAAACACGAAAAGGGTGTATTCGAAGAAGTCACCAAAGCCCGTACCCAAGCAATGGGTGCTAAGGGTGTAGAAGAAACTGCCAAGGCTGAAAACGCCTTTGAGCAAACGCTGAAGAGTTTGTTTGCGGTTGCCGAAAACTACCCAGACCTAAAGGCTAACGAAAACTTCAAGCACCTCCAAGAAGAATTAGTAGATACCGAGGACAAGATCCAGGCTGCTCGCCGGTTCTATAACGGATCGGCTCGTGATCTTAATATCAAAGTCAAAACTTTCCCTACTAACATCTTTGCGGGCATGCTTGGTTTTAAGGCACGCGCATTCTTCGAGGTAGAAGAAAGCGAAATGGCAAGTATTAGCAAGCCGACTAAGGTTGAATTTTAA
- a CDS encoding alpha/beta hydrolase: MAVQQVCRTRGVDQYISGERHVMWWHRLDPLDADAKIGMALIHGAGGTADYFFTDPISGLIAPNAASTNRMPAIATDAGGVISWGNSTAMTAMDATMTYFHSQMGARTDQVILLGQSMGATTVLNWARANISKVAAIVLHVPAVDIQDIIDNNRSGLGPSVTAAYGGTPPANFNPAVNTATFAAVPIRIWYSSNDIVCVPSVVTAFGTATGATMTNLGAVNHTITGIDIDDMTTWIAQYI, from the coding sequence ATGGCTGTCCAACAGGTGTGTCGGACACGCGGCGTGGACCAGTATATTTCAGGTGAGCGTCATGTGATGTGGTGGCACCGGCTAGACCCACTAGATGCAGACGCCAAAATTGGCATGGCGTTGATACATGGTGCGGGTGGTACGGCAGATTATTTCTTTACAGATCCTATCTCTGGCTTGATTGCGCCCAACGCGGCGTCTACTAACCGCATGCCCGCTATCGCTACCGATGCAGGAGGCGTTATATCTTGGGGCAATAGCACGGCCATGACTGCTATGGACGCCACCATGACATATTTTCACAGCCAAATGGGTGCGCGTACCGATCAGGTTATATTGCTGGGTCAGTCCATGGGTGCCACGACGGTTCTGAATTGGGCACGGGCTAACATTTCCAAGGTAGCTGCTATTGTTCTCCATGTTCCCGCTGTAGATATTCAGGACATTATCGATAACAACCGGTCCGGTTTGGGTCCCAGTGTGACTGCAGCCTACGGCGGTACCCCGCCCGCCAATTTTAATCCAGCTGTAAATACTGCCACTTTTGCAGCGGTGCCCATTCGTATATGGTATTCGTCTAACGACATTGTTTGCGTGCCTAGTGTTGTAACGGCCTTTGGGACTGCTACTGGTGCAACCATGACCAACCTCGGCGCGGTCAATCACACCATCACCGGCATAGACATAGACGATATGACTACCTGGATCGCACAATATATATAA
- a CDS encoding GntR family transcriptional regulator, whose translation MIIFRLNTRSGVPPYLQIVQQVKQAFQMGVLQEGDQLPTVKEAVTQIAINPNTVFKAYRELESLGLVEGRTGSGTFAKKRPDGPSLAVQTKLAGSLDTWIAEAHKAGLDDEQIEALVHVNLHNGKRRDK comes from the coding sequence ATGATTATTTTTCGCTTGAATACTCGCTCTGGCGTTCCGCCGTACCTGCAAATTGTGCAGCAAGTTAAACAGGCATTTCAAATGGGTGTGCTGCAAGAGGGTGACCAGCTGCCTACTGTCAAAGAAGCTGTGACACAGATTGCCATAAATCCAAACACCGTATTTAAAGCGTACCGTGAACTTGAAAGCCTAGGTTTGGTAGAAGGCAGAACTGGAAGCGGCACATTTGCAAAGAAGCGACCTGACGGTCCTTCACTCGCCGTACAAACGAAGTTAGCGGGAAGCTTGGATACATGGATAGCAGAAGCGCATAAAGCTGGGCTTGATGATGAGCAAATAGAGGCATTGGTTCACGTCAATCTACATAACGGAAAGAGAAGGGATAAGTAG
- a CDS encoding ABC transporter ATP-binding protein produces the protein MSSNNAIETTGLGKKYRSFWALKDANITVPKGSVTALVGPNGAGKTTLLKLLVGLSTSSAGTSTVLGEPSSNAADFIAEIGYLAQEIPLYKQFNTSDHITMGAHLNKTWDKASVEKRITELGIPLGRAVGKLSGGQKVQVALALALAKKPKVLLLDEPVAALDPLARVDFLSSLAQAVADAEGELTVVMSSHLLADLERVCDHVIILAAGKTQVCDSIDNVLKTHKLLTGPKNDKPKASNYTIIQETHSPRQTTLVVRQKDGKINEPHFKVQTVNIEEVVLAYMEQDKASKLGGVK, from the coding sequence ATGAGTTCTAATAACGCAATAGAAACAACGGGTCTTGGAAAGAAATATAGGTCATTCTGGGCGTTGAAAGACGCAAACATCACTGTTCCTAAAGGTAGCGTTACGGCTCTTGTCGGTCCAAACGGTGCCGGTAAGACTACTTTACTTAAATTGTTAGTTGGCTTAAGCACATCTAGTGCTGGCACCAGCACAGTACTGGGCGAGCCATCAAGTAACGCTGCTGATTTTATTGCTGAAATTGGTTACCTTGCACAAGAAATACCCCTCTATAAACAGTTCAATACAAGCGACCATATAACGATGGGTGCGCATCTAAATAAAACTTGGGATAAAGCATCGGTAGAAAAGCGCATAACGGAATTGGGTATTCCATTAGGCCGTGCCGTTGGCAAGCTCTCTGGCGGTCAAAAGGTGCAAGTTGCATTAGCTTTAGCCCTAGCAAAGAAGCCAAAGGTTCTGTTGTTGGACGAACCTGTTGCTGCGCTAGACCCTCTTGCTCGTGTAGATTTCCTATCGTCACTGGCTCAAGCAGTAGCTGACGCAGAAGGTGAGCTGACGGTTGTAATGTCATCTCACTTACTCGCTGACCTAGAGCGTGTATGCGACCACGTTATTATTTTGGCTGCTGGCAAGACGCAAGTGTGCGACAGCATAGATAACGTCCTAAAAACACACAAGTTACTTACGGGTCCAAAGAACGATAAACCAAAAGCGTCAAACTACACAATTATTCAAGAGACACACTCTCCTCGCCAAACAACGCTTGTAGTTAGACAAAAGGACGGCAAAATCAACGAACCACACTTCAAAGTACAAACCGTAAACATTGAGGAAGTCGTATTGGCTTATATGGAACAAGACAAAGCAAGCAAGTTAGGAGGCGTAAAATGA
- a CDS encoding ABC transporter permease: MNWLIWRQYRKQLLIFVGIFIIFAAVAIPFGVNFWKHYQEVQTSCSQVGAAGCSQKEIRNVIFRTAAEGQVVNLVKLTLLGLPFLLGLFWGVPLLAKEYAENTNKLVWTQGISRRKWLTTKLAWVLFATVLYAGAFTAVATWFSRTGNAVNSDRFTELAFMSQGVVPVAMAVFAVCVGILFGAWFKRLLPALGATLGLLLVLQIAVPTFARPHYQATQVTTESLKVEKGEFAPGGPNKEDWTISAKQLDSSGKELDSKFPPQQCIIDEEQMQKERAESQEAPKPGTPEKPRTAAFSLAGGPVISINCLSDLGYHWEVKYQPAYRYWNFQRIETALYLVLTGMAVSATYWLVLRRDA; the protein is encoded by the coding sequence ATGAACTGGCTTATTTGGCGACAATACAGAAAACAATTACTGATTTTTGTTGGTATATTCATCATCTTTGCAGCAGTAGCAATTCCGTTTGGTGTGAACTTTTGGAAACATTACCAAGAAGTGCAAACCAGTTGCAGTCAAGTCGGTGCTGCTGGCTGTAGTCAGAAAGAAATTAGAAATGTTATTTTCAGAACCGCAGCCGAGGGACAGGTTGTTAATCTCGTAAAGCTGACGCTCTTGGGCTTACCGTTCTTACTGGGTCTATTTTGGGGTGTACCGCTACTTGCAAAAGAGTATGCCGAGAATACGAACAAACTCGTTTGGACGCAAGGTATCTCAAGGCGCAAGTGGCTCACTACAAAGCTAGCTTGGGTACTATTTGCAACGGTCTTGTATGCAGGAGCGTTCACGGCAGTAGCGACTTGGTTCTCACGTACAGGCAATGCAGTTAATAGTGATAGATTTACAGAACTAGCATTTATGAGCCAAGGAGTTGTCCCAGTTGCAATGGCGGTGTTCGCCGTTTGTGTTGGTATTCTTTTCGGAGCTTGGTTTAAGAGATTACTTCCAGCATTAGGGGCTACGCTCGGACTATTGTTAGTTCTACAGATTGCCGTTCCTACGTTTGCCCGACCTCACTATCAGGCTACTCAGGTTACTACAGAGTCATTAAAAGTAGAGAAGGGCGAGTTTGCGCCTGGTGGACCGAATAAAGAAGATTGGACTATTAGCGCAAAACAGCTTGATAGCTCTGGTAAGGAATTAGACTCTAAGTTTCCGCCACAGCAATGCATCATTGACGAAGAACAAATGCAGAAAGAACGAGCAGAGTCGCAGGAAGCACCAAAACCTGGTACACCAGAAAAGCCCAGAACTGCTGCCTTTTCACTTGCTGGTGGACCAGTCATTAGTATAAATTGCTTATCGGACTTAGGCTATCACTGGGAAGTTAAGTATCAGCCAGCATATCGCTACTGGAACTTCCAACGTATTGAGACCGCATTGTATTTAGTACTGACTGGGATGGCAGTATCTGCAACCTACTGGCTTGTCCTAAGGCGTGACGCATAA
- a CDS encoding DUF1428 domain-containing protein, protein MTKYIDGFVLVVPKGKEAEYQKMAEEGRDSWMKHGALQYFECRGDDLKQQEMGDQKSRAFAEMTGANSDENIWFSFIVFESKEHRDEVNKKVMAEMDESYSDQTDFEMPNDMKKMAYGGFAVAVEG, encoded by the coding sequence ATGACGAAATATATCGATGGATTTGTGCTTGTAGTGCCCAAAGGAAAAGAAGCCGAATACCAGAAAATGGCAGAAGAAGGGCGAGACTCTTGGATGAAGCACGGTGCGCTTCAATACTTCGAGTGCAGAGGTGATGATCTGAAGCAGCAGGAAATGGGTGACCAAAAATCACGTGCTTTTGCTGAAATGACTGGCGCAAATAGCGATGAAAATATCTGGTTTTCTTTTATTGTTTTTGAGTCTAAAGAACACCGCGATGAAGTAAACAAAAAAGTTATGGCCGAGATGGATGAATCATATAGCGATCAGACTGACTTTGAAATGCCGAACGATATGAAGAAAATGGCGTACGGTGGCTTTGCGGTAGCCGTAGAAGGATAA
- a CDS encoding VOC family protein: MKAKKSNLKRMDNVGIVVESLDKAVSFFTELGLKLEGRAMVEGEWAGRVTGLGNQSAEIAMMVTPDGHGRLELSRFLTPPVIADHRNAPVNALGYLRTMFTVEDIDETVSRLQKHGAELVGEIVRYEDSYRLCYIRGPEQILVGLAEEL, encoded by the coding sequence ATGAAAGCCAAAAAATCTAATCTAAAAAGGATGGACAACGTTGGTATCGTGGTGGAATCACTCGATAAAGCCGTTTCTTTTTTCACTGAGCTTGGCCTAAAGCTCGAAGGACGGGCAATGGTTGAAGGGGAATGGGCTGGGCGTGTCACCGGCTTAGGCAACCAGAGCGCTGAGATTGCTATGATGGTTACCCCCGACGGACACGGCAGACTTGAACTATCGCGTTTTCTTACCCCACCCGTAATCGCCGACCATCGCAATGCTCCGGTGAATGCACTTGGCTATCTACGCACTATGTTCACCGTAGAAGACATTGACGAGACAGTATCTAGACTCCAAAAGCATGGAGCCGAGCTTGTCGGTGAAATAGTTCGGTACGAGGACTCTTATCGCCTTTGCTACATTCGTGGTCCTGAACAAATCCTCGTTGGACTAGCAGAAGAACTCTAG
- a CDS encoding SRPBCC domain-containing protein produces the protein MKEIQFLVEIHAPKEKVWDTLWQDQTLREWAGIIDPGTYMSGELKEGKEVQFISSENGYGVTSLVERLVAHEFLLLRHQADTQGSGEKERAQEWTGGKESYSLVEKDGTTTLTAVFDVPSEMEEYFKDTYPKALERVKVLAEKDK, from the coding sequence ATGAAAGAAATACAATTCTTAGTTGAGATACATGCTCCTAAAGAAAAGGTGTGGGACACTCTATGGCAAGACCAAACACTTCGCGAATGGGCGGGTATCATTGACCCGGGAACATACATGTCAGGGGAACTAAAAGAAGGTAAAGAAGTACAGTTTATATCTTCTGAAAACGGGTATGGTGTAACAAGTCTGGTTGAAAGGCTCGTGGCCCACGAATTTTTGCTGCTCAGGCACCAGGCAGATACGCAAGGTAGCGGAGAAAAGGAACGCGCCCAGGAGTGGACTGGCGGCAAAGAAAGCTACTCACTAGTAGAAAAGGATGGCACCACGACTTTAACTGCCGTATTTGATGTTCCGTCAGAAATGGAAGAATACTTCAAAGACACCTACCCCAAAGCCCTAGAGCGAGTTAAGGTATTGGCCGAAAAAGATAAGTGA
- a CDS encoding AAA family ATPase: MKAIDARHYLIEASINYEEFPSHDTYPFNLSIVEHFTSLEFHPKVTFIVGENGSGKSTLLESLAIGMGFNAEGGSRNFHFSTKDSHSELHNYFTLVKGIRRPRDGYFLRAESFYNVASEIERLDEDPEGGPPITSSYGGISLHEQSHGESFISPMEHRFRGNGLYILDEPEAALSPARQFKLITLLHQHVSNGAQFIIATHSPIIMGYPDADIYLVGKNGMQIVNYEDTEHYRLTKRFLDDRHDVLSGLIT, translated from the coding sequence ATGAAAGCAATTGATGCCCGCCACTATTTAATTGAAGCTTCGATTAATTATGAAGAATTTCCAAGCCATGATACCTATCCCTTTAATCTGTCGATAGTCGAGCATTTTACCAGTCTTGAGTTCCACCCAAAGGTAACCTTTATCGTGGGAGAGAATGGTTCCGGCAAATCGACTTTACTTGAGTCGCTTGCCATTGGCATGGGATTTAATGCAGAAGGGGGCTCGCGGAACTTTCATTTTTCAACCAAAGATAGTCATTCGGAACTCCACAACTACTTTACCTTAGTAAAAGGTATTAGACGGCCACGTGACGGTTACTTTCTAAGGGCAGAAAGCTTTTACAATGTTGCGTCTGAAATTGAACGACTAGATGAAGACCCTGAGGGTGGACCACCAATTACATCTTCGTATGGCGGCATCTCCCTGCATGAGCAATCACACGGTGAATCATTTATCTCTCCAATGGAGCACAGGTTTAGGGGAAATGGTCTTTATATACTGGATGAGCCCGAAGCTGCGCTGTCTCCTGCTCGGCAATTCAAGCTCATAACTCTTCTGCATCAGCACGTCAGTAATGGCGCCCAGTTTATTATTGCTACACATTCTCCTATTATCATGGGCTATCCTGACGCAGATATTTATTTAGTCGGAAAGAATGGTATGCAGATAGTGAATTACGAGGATACGGAGCATTATAGGCTGACCAAGCGTTTTCTGGATGACAGGCATGACGTACTATCAGGGTTAATCACCTAA
- a CDS encoding DUF1801 domain-containing protein, translated as MKTKPTGIDVESFLGSVSDKRREEAHTLIALMQEISGEKPCMWGPSIIGFGSQHYKYDTGREGDMPRLAFSPRKANITVYFEGFDRYGELLAKLGKHKRTVACLYINKLADVKLDVLRAMLEQSFAA; from the coding sequence ATGAAAACTAAACCAACTGGGATAGACGTAGAGTCTTTCCTAGGAAGTGTAAGCGACAAAAGGCGCGAAGAAGCCCACACATTGATTGCTCTGATGCAAGAAATATCTGGCGAAAAACCATGCATGTGGGGGCCGAGTATCATTGGGTTTGGCTCGCAGCACTATAAGTACGATACAGGGCGCGAGGGCGATATGCCCCGGCTAGCTTTTAGTCCACGGAAGGCTAATATAACGGTTTACTTCGAGGGTTTTGATAGATACGGCGAATTGCTAGCAAAACTAGGCAAACACAAAAGGACCGTGGCTTGTTTGTATATAAATAAGCTTGCGGATGTTAAGCTCGACGTATTGCGCGCAATGCTTGAGCAATCATTTGCAGCATAA
- a CDS encoding FAD-dependent monooxygenase: MKVETKKHAVVIAGGGPTGLMLAAELKLAGVDVVIVERRADQHLDESRAKGIHARAVEVLDQRGVAERFISAGQSYPNIGFAGARLDISDFPTRHNYLLGISQSKFEPILADWAEELGVPIMRSSEVTNFTQDDHGVTIKVSDGQSLRADYLVGCDGGQSLVRKVAGIDFPGLDASVSYIIAEVKMSETPAFGMRPEGGGIGPSADGKSIGVTIREKVVKHGDRPSMEELREALVSTYETDYGLTAVNWVSRFSDATRQAATYRKGRILLAGDAAHIHPPQGGQGLGTGLQDAVNLGWKLAQVVNKTSPGKLLDSYHAERHPVGARVLQNTRAQIVLSKPDGQHVATHEIMTELLDMDEPRKHVVGMLSALDIHYDLGEGYPLLGRRMPDLDLVVADGPTRLFSLLHDAKAVLLNLGGADEFDVSAWSGRVKLINATYKGTWELPVLGEITAASAALIRPDGYVAWTGNIADPELPQALTTWFGGVEKA, encoded by the coding sequence GTGAAAGTGGAGACAAAAAAACACGCAGTAGTGATCGCTGGAGGTGGTCCGACCGGGCTGATGTTAGCGGCTGAGCTTAAGCTGGCTGGGGTTGACGTTGTCATCGTCGAACGCCGCGCTGACCAGCACCTGGATGAGTCACGCGCCAAGGGCATTCACGCTCGTGCTGTAGAAGTATTAGACCAGCGTGGTGTCGCAGAGCGGTTTATTTCTGCAGGGCAATCGTACCCAAACATAGGATTTGCTGGCGCTAGATTAGATATCAGTGACTTTCCGACTCGCCACAACTACTTACTGGGAATATCGCAGAGCAAGTTCGAGCCTATCCTGGCAGATTGGGCTGAAGAACTTGGTGTTCCAATTATGCGTAGCAGCGAGGTAACGAACTTCACCCAAGACGACCACGGCGTCACTATTAAAGTGTCGGATGGTCAGTCTTTGCGGGCAGATTATCTGGTCGGTTGTGATGGAGGGCAGAGTCTGGTCCGCAAGGTAGCCGGGATTGACTTCCCCGGTTTGGACGCCTCGGTTAGTTACATTATTGCCGAGGTAAAGATGAGTGAAACGCCAGCGTTCGGCATGCGTCCTGAAGGTGGTGGTATTGGCCCATCGGCAGACGGCAAATCGATAGGAGTCACAATACGCGAAAAGGTCGTCAAGCATGGCGACAGGCCGAGCATGGAAGAACTTCGCGAGGCACTTGTCTCTACATATGAGACAGATTATGGACTGACTGCCGTCAATTGGGTCTCGCGTTTCAGCGACGCCACCCGGCAAGCGGCGACTTATCGCAAAGGACGCATATTACTCGCCGGCGACGCCGCACACATACATCCGCCACAAGGTGGCCAAGGCCTTGGCACTGGTTTGCAAGACGCCGTGAATTTGGGATGGAAACTGGCACAAGTGGTCAACAAAACATCGCCAGGGAAGCTTCTGGATAGCTACCATGCCGAGCGCCATCCGGTTGGTGCCCGGGTATTGCAGAACACCAGAGCGCAAATTGTCCTGAGCAAACCCGACGGCCAACATGTGGCCACCCACGAGATCATGACCGAACTACTGGACATGGACGAGCCGCGCAAACACGTAGTGGGCATGCTCTCTGCCCTGGATATTCACTACGACCTTGGAGAGGGGTACCCCTTGCTCGGACGGCGCATGCCCGACCTTGATCTAGTGGTCGCAGACGGCCCGACGCGTTTGTTCAGCCTATTACATGATGCCAAGGCCGTACTTCTTAATCTGGGCGGGGCCGATGAGTTTGATGTTTCTGCTTGGTCCGGTAGGGTTAAATTGATCAACGCTACTTACAAAGGTACGTGGGAACTCCCCGTTCTTGGCGAGATCACCGCTGCCTCTGCCGCATTAATCCGACCGGACGGGTACGTTGCCTGGACAGGAAACATCGCAGATCCAGAGCTACCCCAAGCGCTTACAACCTGGTTTGGCGGAGTCGAGAAAGCCTAG